cccctatgccatgacgccggcattaaaattgtcataaaaagacaattgttaaattttaaaatggtgatatcaaattcaaaagaatcaaaagcagatgtgaaattatattttgggAATTACTATACTGTACTTTCGGGAGTCACCAAAATTTTGCTTGACTTTTAATGAattgaagtttcaaaaaaaaaaaaaaaatcgctcagtGGCGCGCATTCCTATCTTCCAAGGAACTTTACGTTATGTGGTTTGCCCTGTAGAATGCTAACGCACAAACATAAGTACATTCCTTTTATACACAGTAGAGCTATAGATAGAGATAAGAGTTAGAAGTTGAGAGGTAAAAAGCGCAACTATTTGAGTCGTGTTTTCATTTCAGatgtaaagaatgaaaaataatgattccCTAATCTAATTTTGGTGGTCTGCGTATTTTATGCACCTAGCAAAattgggaaatttaaaaattattttttatctaatttttcaaaaattaaactatttattcaataaatttatgatattacaCTTGTCATGTGGTCGTAAAGTAATTTGCTTCTATTTCAACTTTATAGTCGAATTTGTTACTGGGCACACTTTTCTGTTAGAAAGTatgaaattattcttgaaatttgtataaaatttttggttagttataaagttatttaaaaattatttatttaagattaaaattaaaagttaaagaaacgCTAAAATTGCaaagttctaaaataattatactttttaaaaacttatcactGTATGAGGCTAGACTGAAGCAACATATTATCACCACAAGTTATCAAACATCCTGCGTACTGGGTATCTCTGTCTGTAATAAAAGGTGAAcaaataagttctgaaaattttgagtgataaatttattttaaagtgaaacaGCAAGACAATTCATGTATCCATTTCTTAACGATGTGACGTGTATTCTCTTTTAATGCCTCTTGGCTGTGTAAACAGGAACTCCACAATGAAGTTTCAGATGAAAATAAGTCATTCATTAAGCATGAATCTGATTCTCAGTTTTGTAGTTTTCATCGCTCTCCTTCTAATAGTTTTTCCTATTCTTGGAGCCGGAATCACTGATGTATCTTCTGATGTTCACGAGGCTCAGACATTGCTGCagatttctgacaaatttctttattgttttggaATCCAATCATCTGAAAAATTCCCACTCCCTGGACAGATTTATACGGAGACTCTGTCTTCGGTAATACGTTCATTTGCTTCGCAAAGTGATGGTTCCCTGTCAGAAGCCGAAGCTATCCTTTTCCAGACTAGTCTTGCCACATCCATTGCTGACAATGTTGCTGTTGCTGAATCTCAACCAAATAATCATCCACCAATCTTTCCTGTGGTGCTTCAACTGATTTCAGATTGTTTCACAGAAATTACGGGGTATCCGCCTTCAAACTTAATACGAAGAATTGAAACTTTCTTGCCGTTATTATTAGAAGTTACTAGTTATGAGTGGGATTCGTTTGGGACGGAGAACCAGGGATTTCCTTCAGAAGTTCGAAGTTTAGGAGACTATGTGAACCAAACACAATCAAAGACATCTTTGGAAAACTATAAGACTGAATCaacaaatgaaattgatttgCCACCTTATGACAGTGGACCTAGACAAACTTCTCAAAGTTTTGTTGAAAACAAGTCTCTCTTGATTGTCAATAATTCGAGTATTAACGATTTCTTCTCAAATAAGGAAGTAAACAAAAGGACTGAACctgatcaatttttaaatggcGGTAAGCAATTCTTTATTGAAAACGATGATTCATTCgaagtgaataaatttgaaaatgacttTGGAACTTTACAACATGAACTGAAAGTCAATCAAGAAAAATATCCTTCAGTCATTTCACCAGCCTTCGGTAATTATAATTATCCCAACTTTTCCATTACTTCTGAATTCTCCATTGCATTTTCTAATGCTTTAAAATCTTCAGATTATATATCAGAAGCCTTCGAAACTTCTTTACATCCGATATTGGCAAGCAAGGCCTATTACAAAGCAGTTTATGATGCCACCCTTGGaataaaaaatcttaaccctGTGTCGATTGCAAGAATCTTTTCAATGGCAATCAAACAAACATTTAATGAATTGACAGCGGAGCAACATATTATGAGCTACGGAAATGTTGTAGGCAAATATCTGAATTCAAGAAATCTGTTAACACCTGAAAACATAATGATGTTTAGCAGTTCATAtgtgaatttcattaaaagtgcCTTGGATAGTTTGAGAATTAGTCATTCAAAAGAAGCAAATATTGAAGCAATTATTCAcggtttaatgaattttttagtgTATTTGAAAGATTTCGATACAGAAGATCTTCTTGATTTAACAACAGACTTTGCTGACAATGTTTTCACTTTCACAGGtatcagaagaaaaatttttaattcagtgtCTCCAGTTTGTGATGATTTaatattcaatcaaattattagtaatgattctaattttaaatcaagTGTGGGAAAAAATTATGTAGGTGTAGTAAGCAAATcccacattattaaaaattatatgcagggTGGCATATTgcataatagttttatttctaaaaattcaaaaaactgttCATTGCCTTCTGTGATTTCATTCTTTACTTACACTTTTTCAGAAACTATTTCACTTTCTGAAACTTTATCAAACGCCTTTGAAAGAAGGTTATTTGGAATTTTCTTAAGTCGAGACCTTTTTTCGATTATGTatgattattttcgaaaattaggCATCGATGACTTTTCTTCACGTCATGTTTCGGGCATTGTATCTCAAGCAGTTAATACGAGTTATTATGCTATGACCCCAGTGGTGATAACTAACACCATTTCTAATGTTATTGGTCATAAATTACTTGATGAGAATATCctgttattgaaaaatttcgaGCATCTATCTGATTCGTACGTTAATTATTTAGAGACTTCTTTTAGATTATACGATTCAAATCATACCTCAAGATCAGTCATTAGATTAATACTTGAAGGCACAGAAAATTTTTTGTCTTCTCAAAAAACATATCTTGCTGACAATGTAGAAATTCTGGCAACATATTTTGTAAGGGCATTGAATTCATCGATTAAAGCGTCCAGAGATGAAACATTTTCACGATGGCCACAATGGGATGATGTATCAACGGCGTCTGATTTTGACTTTTTTGACCAAATCGGTGATAATTATATACCAGAATTAAACAGTACTACCATTTTTtcggaatatattttaaatgagatttgGTTTTATCCCTATTTgctcaaattattcaaattaccaCAGATAACTAGTACTTCAGATGAAACTTTTTATGATCATTTTCTTAACTCTCTTTTTTCTGATGGTACTGATAATTCTCAACCTTTAGTAGATTTGATTAAGCACGAAATCGTTAAAAATTCTGCCAGCCCTGATAAATTTACATTTGCTAAACTGTTCGTTGAAAGTCTTGAGAAATTTTTGATTGCTAGATATGTTTTGAAACCAGAAAACGCGATTCTGATGGCTAGAGCTTTCGTGAGAGCTATGAATGACGCTTTAAGGAGAAATTGGGATTCAGATTACGATCTCAAGATACTTATAAACACTACAGAACGCTTtttggcaaaatatttaattttcggaCTAGATAATACGGAATCTTGGTCTTCAATGTTTTTGTCAGAACTGTCTTCCCACCCAAACTTCCTTTTGTCTCGGTCAATCAATGAAATCGCTCCTGAGATACTGACTGCATCTGGAATACTATCCACTGAATCTTCAACTAGAGTCAACAATTTAGCTTCAACTGTGAGAACGGATATTCTTTCTTTGAATGAGGTGAATATTACGAAATTCAGTTACAACTTAGTATTTGGGGCTTTGCAAATAAACAACGACTTCCCGAAATTGAAATCAGAAAGTGCACTTACGCAAGCTTTGTTGGAAGGTGTAGAAGCTTTAATTGGTGTTATCAATGGGGCGTATATAACTGCTTTGGATGTTTGCGACTATCAAAATGAAGTCATTGAAATGTGTAAAGCTATCTTAAGTTTTCTCAATTTGtgattctaaataataatatgtgATTCATGCAAAACCATGTCGGTAATGATAAATCGGTAAGACTTCAGATTAGTGTCGATTTTCTCGCCAAGTACAATAAAATTGTACTAATAATCTGAGAAATGGCAAATGATTTGTAGACAAACAtgatcaaaaattcttttttctttggaGACCGGACATTATTTTTAAGTCGCGCCAATAAATCTACCTCAAGATAtggtaattatttatatattgtaaacgTTTGTTTTAtgcatctgaaatttaaattgagaATATATGATAAACATTTTTCCATGTATAGtaaacttcttttaataaaaataatgtttgataatgcaaaaattattttaggaatttatcaaatatttaaaagtgtcttttatataaaaaatatgcatataggGCTGTGGACTATCAATAATAACTCTACCAccaaatgaatgataaaaatgttatagAATACAAAAAGATTTTCGTTCCATTTGTTacttaatgcaaaaatttacatACTTCCTTGCTTATTATTTATCAAAGAGAAGGATAagtctttggcgaccagttagAAGGAAATTGGCGACCAGTTTCGCAAGGAATATTGGTTCTGCTTAATTTTAGGTATAACTTCATGGCCATGATTACTCcaaattgtttgacattaaagTCGTGTgatacaaattgtttttcttaagttctgtttattttctggaAACAGAGCCATAACATCATCTTTCAAAACGTAAACATCcggttcatttatcttctaagtTTTGCTGTAtcgtaacttcactttttttttctctttttgtaaactaagcagatattaaaaagaacGATCCTTTAACTTTCAGCAGTGTAAGAAAATTACgcatttcaatatttgatgaaacaatgaaaatgatttaagattaaaaccaaattagacaaaaaaaatctttaaaaaattgccaaaaatcaggaaaaatttgtacaactattaaattagtatccttaaaaatatatctttttttaagttccgaaatgtgaaattcatttttgtgctgtacTATTATTGAAAGTTATCGCGGGAAAACTcttaacattttgcttaatttttatttcattaaacttataattaatctcaatgaaattgtttctaaatctttgtgtttttttttctcaatgaaaatGTTCGTAAATCTTcgggttttttttctcaaagaaatagaaattttataattttaatcgcaaatatctctgccagtttcacaaatttttcatcagtgtttttattatgatatatcgTACGTTTTTCCAATTGGAGTTTGTAGCCATTCTCCTTTtttgttttgagttatttttatgaCGTCATTATTTAGGAGGGCTGTGAACTTTCTGAATAAActcagcatagtcactttactgTGGTACACATTATTTCCTCATTCTACGAAACGccgttttgtattttaaaaagtttttatcaatCACATTGTATTAGATGTACTTCTCTAGAATATTTGTGCTATAAAATttgcactttaaaatattttatgttcatttatattccacGGTAAATAATAGTTTCTTATTTCTAAAGTCTAAAGTATCTGTAAAATAAGGAAAACGTATACAAAGTAAACATATGTTTTATGTGAAAAGGAGATTCATTCGTTCTTCGTGGactatacagggtgttcatttaTTATTGTCGGAGTTtctgtacctcataactttcgaataaaaaatattacgcaaaaaccgattacgtattcgtaaattacaactcaaagaatttaattaatgatattaaaaagattaatgaatttgcaaatggctgcccttcgtgattcgtaacacatcgagacgaaattcgatttccctccacgtgttctccagcatttgtggggtaacattttggatcgcagtaacaattctgcgcttcagttcattaagggagggcacaggggtcttgtacacaatgttcttgacaaacccccatagaaagaagtccagcggtgttatatctggtgttCGGTCTacccgctccctttcggtgtagaacgctaccagtttcctgaaattgtgttaaccagcgtctgatagaattatccgaaggaggatctttcttgtacgtggtcctgaagcgacgttgagtaattatgactgatttagtttcgaaaaaaccacaatacacacattgctttttcttgcacaaTCGCTTTTATtcatgacgtcataattacccagactgcaaatgcgctaagatcgcattgttgtcacgtaaaattctttgagttgtaatttacgaatacgtaatcggtttttgcgtaatatttttcattcgaaagttatgaggtacggaaaccccgccaataattaatgaacaccctgtactaTTATTCATTTGAATACCAATGAATTTCgtttccaattttatttccttgaaagCGTCACGAAACATATACtactattaaaatgaataaaaaatattttaatgtcatataTTATTGATGTATTGTATTGTATCATATAGTaatgtaatttagaaaatat
The window above is part of the Argiope bruennichi chromosome 7, qqArgBrue1.1, whole genome shotgun sequence genome. Proteins encoded here:
- the LOC129974841 gene encoding uncharacterized protein LOC129974841, with protein sequence MPLGCVNRNSTMKFQMKISHSLSMNLILSFVVFIALLLIVFPILGAGITDVSSDVHEAQTLLQISDKFLYCFGIQSSEKFPLPGQIYTETLSSVIRSFASQSDGSLSEAEAILFQTSLATSIADNVAVAESQPNNHPPIFPVVLQLISDCFTEITGYPPSNLIRRIETFLPLLLEVTSYEWDSFGTENQGFPSEVRSLGDYVNQTQSKTSLENYKTESTNEIDLPPYDSGPRQTSQSFVENKSLLIVNNSSINDFFSNKEVNKRTEPDQFLNGGKQFFIENDDSFEVNKFENDFGTLQHELKVNQEKYPSVISPAFGNYNYPNFSITSEFSIAFSNALKSSDYISEAFETSLHPILASKAYYKAVYDATLGIKNLNPVSIARIFSMAIKQTFNELTAEQHIMSYGNVVGKYLNSRNLLTPENIMMFSSSYVNFIKSALDSLRISHSKEANIEAIIHGLMNFLVYLKDFDTEDLLDLTTDFADNVFTFTGIRRKIFNSVSPVCDDLIFNQIISNDSNFKSSVGKNYVGVVSKSHIIKNYMQGGILHNSFISKNSKNCSLPSVISFFTYTFSETISLSETLSNAFERRLFGIFLSRDLFSIMYDYFRKLGIDDFSSRHVSGIVSQAVNTSYYAMTPVVITNTISNVIGHKLLDENILLLKNFEHLSDSYVNYLETSFRLYDSNHTSRSVIRLILEGTENFLSSQKTYLADNVEILATYFVRALNSSIKASRDETFSRWPQWDDVSTASDFDFFDQIGDNYIPELNSTTIFSEYILNEIWFYPYLLKLFKLPQITSTSDETFYDHFLNSLFSDGTDNSQPLVDLIKHEIVKNSASPDKFTFAKLFVESLEKFLIARYVLKPENAILMARAFVRAMNDALRRNWDSDYDLKILINTTERFLAKYLIFGLDNTESWSSMFLSELSSHPNFLLSRSINEIAPEILTASGILSTESSTRVNNLASTVRTDILSLNEVNITKFSYNLVFGALQINNDFPKLKSESALTQALLEGVEALIGVINGAYITALDVCDYQNEVIEMCKAILSFLNL